AAAATCTCCTCCTACATCTATATGATGCTTAGTTCTTGAAGTTTCGGAAAATTTTATAACTTCATCATTTACTTTATTTTTTGAAATATTATTTTTATAATTTTTATATAAATTAACATCTTTTCTCATATGTCTACCTAAAAAGTTAAAACCTAAATCAGCCCTTTTTCCTCTTGGGTTAACAATATGAGTAACGGTAGTAAGTATTTGAGGATCATCCCACATACCTGCTCCCCCACCACCTGTTCCATTAGGGACCCCATCAAAATTAGGCATAGGATTATCTATTACTCCACTTATACTACCATCCTTTTTATATACTATGATACCAGTTCTTCCTTTTACATATTTCCCATTATTCATTCCAAAATCTTCATAATCTGACCAATTGATATCATGTCTAGCAAGACCTGAAAATCCTAATTCTCCTAATAATGTTGCTAATAAAAGTAATTTTAATTTATAGTTTTTCATATATATCCCCTTCTACATAGTTTTTATTTTATATTAATTATATCATAAATATATCTTTAATTAAAATAAAAATAGGCATTTAATGAAATTGAAAATATATTATTAATAGTTTAAGGGTGGAAAAATAAAAAGAAGTTAATAATGATTGATTATTTTACATTATTAACTTCTTTTTTAAATATTTTTTCTGTATGCAAAATCTATAAATTTAAATTTATCAGGTCTATGTCTAGATTCTGTATATTGAAATAATTGATCTCCTTCAAGGTATGTGTAACTTTTAACAACTACAATCATTTCGAAATTTTTTAAATCAAGTAAGGTTTTATCTTCATCAGATATAAATTTAACGGTTATTTCCTTTTTTGAATAACTAATTTTTAATCCTAATTTTTTTCGAAATATTCATAAAGAGAGTTTTTGGCTTCTTCAAGAGGTAATTCATTTACATATTTTTTTGGAATATAATCTTTATCTATTATTATTTTTTCTCCTTCTATTTCTCTTATACGAACTAATTTAAAATATTTTTCATCTTCATTTAATTCAAGTTTATCTTGAATATTTTTATCATCATGAGCAATTTTTAAGTCCATAACTATAGTTTTATTAGATATATTTGAATTTAATTCTTTAAAAGAAACTATTTTTGAAATAGGAAAATGAAATTGACTTTTATTTATTACAATTGAAGCTTTTCCTTTAGATTTAGAAATATATCCATTTTGTTCAAGTAATGAAAGAGCTTTTCTGATTGTATCTCTTGAATATCCAAAATTATTTGTTAATTCATTTTCAGAGGGCAGTTTTGAACCAACCTTATATTCTTTAGATTCAATTTTATTTACAAGATTATTATATAACTTTAAATATTTAGTGCTCATAAGTGCTTTTCAACTCCTTTTTAGTAGTTTAACAAATCAAAATAGTTTAGTCAAGATTACTTGACAATTCATTTTATTTGTGATAACATACTTTTAACATGTACGTACAAGTTGGAGGAGTTGTGAAGAAAAAAAAAATAACAGTTTATCAAATATATATAAAGTCATTTAATGATACAAGTGGAAATGGAATAGGAGATATAAAGGGAATTACAGAAAAATTAGAATATTTAAAAGAATTAGGAATAGACTACATTTGGATAACTCCTTTTTTTAAATCTCCTCAAAAAGATAATGGATATGATGTATCAAATTATTATGAAATTGATCCAATTTATGGAAATATGTTAGATTTTGAAAAGATGTCAGATAAAGCTAAAAAATTAGGAATAGGAATAATGTTAGATATGGTATTTAACCATACCTCTACAGAGCATGAATGGTTTAAAAAAGCTTTGTCAGGTGAAAAAGAATATCAAGATTACTATATTTTCAAAGATAAATCTACGAATTGGCAATCTAAATTTGGTGGAAGTGCTTGGGAGTATGTTGAAAAATTAGATAAGTATTATCTACATTTATTTGATAAAACACAAGCAGATTTAAATTGGGAAAATCCTAAAGTAAGAGAAGAATTAAAAAAGGTATTAAGGTTTTGGTTAAAAAAAGGAGTTAATGGATTTAGGTTTGATGTAGTTAATTTAATTTCTAAACCATTTGAATTTATTGATGATAATGATGGAGATGGAAGAAGATTTTATACAGATGGACCGAGAATTCATGAATATATTAAGGAGTTAAGTGAAGAAATAAGGAGTATAAATAAAGATGCAATTACTGTAGGAGAGATGAGTTCAACAAGTTTAGAACACTGCCAAAAATACTCTGGTGAAAATGAAAACGAACTTTCTATGGTTTTTAATTTTCACCATTTAAAAGTAGATTATAAAAATAATGATAAATGGCAATTAATGCCTTTTGATTTTAAAAAGTTGAAACAAATATTTAATGAATGGCAAGTTGGAATGCAAAAAGCGAGTGCTTGGAGTGCAATGTTTTGGTCTAATCATGATCAACCAAGAATAGTCTCAAGATTGGGAGATGATGTAAAATACCATGAAAAATCTGCTAAAATGTTAGCGACAGTAATACATTTATTAAGAGGAATTCCATATATTTATCAAGGTGAAGAAATAGGGATGACTAATGCAGGTTATGAAAATATATTAGATTTTAATGATGTAGAATCACATAATTACTATAATATTTTAAAAGAAAAAGGCTTAAGTTCAAAAGAAGCATTAAAAGTAATTCAAGAAAGATCAAGAGATAATGGAAGAACACCTATGCAATGGAGTGATGATGTAAATGGAGGATTTAGTATTAATACTCCATGGTTAAAAGTTGTAAAAAATTACAAAAAAATTAATGTAAAAAAACAATTAAACGATGAAAACAGTATTTTAAATTATTATAAAAAGCTAATAAAGCTTAGAAAAAAATACAATGTAATTTCTGAAGGGGAATTTGAACAATTAGATAATGGACATGATCAAATTTATTCTTTTAGAAGATATACAAGGGATGAAGAAATCATAATTATAGCAAATTTTTATAACCAAAATATTAGATATAATATAAATAAAAATTTAGAAGAATATGAATGTATTTTAAGTAATACATCAAATACTTTAATAGATAAAGAAATAAAATTAGAACCTTATGATGTTTATGTTTTGTACAAAAATAATATATAAATTAAAGGAGTTTTTATGGTAAATGAAAAATTTAGAACTGATGCCTCATCACTTATTGAACTTATAGGAGGACAAGATAATGTTTCATCAGTTACACATTGTATGACAAGACTTAGATTTGTATTAAAAGATACAGATAAAGCAAATGTTGAAGAAATTCAAAAATTAAAGTCTGTAAAAGGAGTGTTTAATAACGCAGGACAGTTTCAAGCAATTATTGGAAATGGAGTTTCAGATTTTTACAAAACTATGAATGAGTTATTTAATTTAAAAGAAGTAAGTAAAGAGGAAAGTAAAAAAGATGCAAAAAAAAATATGTCTTTTTTTGAAAGATTATTATCTGCTACATCAGAAATTTTTGTGCCACTTTTACCAGCTTTAATATGTGGAGGGTTGATATTAGGATTTAGAAATATTATTGGAGATATTAGTTTTGGAGGTAAAACTCTTATAGAGCAAAGTCAATTTTGGGCAACGACTCATAATTTCTTATGGTTAATAGGAGAAGCAATATTTCACTTTTTACCAGTAGGAATAACTTGGTCTGTTGTTAGAAAACTTGGAGGTAGTCCAATATTAGGGATAGTATTAGGAATAACTCTTGTTTCACCTCAATTAATGAATGCTTATGCTATAGGGAAAGCTACGCCTGAAGTTTGGGATTTTGGATTTATAAGTATAGATAAAGTTGGATATCAAGCGCAAGTAATACCAGCTATGCTTGCTGGATTAACTTTAGCATTTATAGAAACTAGATTAAATAAAGTAGTTCATGAATCAGTTAGAATAGTTATAGTTCCATTAATTTCATTAATAGTAACAGTGTTTTTAGCACATTCAATAATTGGACCTTTAGGAAGAACTATGGGAGATTATTTAGGGGACTTCTTTGAATTTATTTTAACAGGTAAATTTGCTATTATAGGTTCAATAATTTTTGGATTTATTTATGCACCTCTTGTAATTACAGGTTTACATCATACTACAAATGCAGTTGAGTTTGTTTTAATATCTAAAATAGGAGCAACAATGATATTTCCTTTAATTGCATTAAGTAACATGGCTCAAGCGTCAGCAGTATTTGCAATGTCTTTTGTTGATAAAGAAATAAAAGCTGTTTCTATACCAGCAACAATTTCAGCATATCTTGGAGTAACAGAACCAGCTATGTATGGAGTTAATTTAAAATATAAATATCCTATGCTTTTTGCTATGATAGGTTCTGCGACAGGAGCTGCAGTAGCAGGAATATTTGGTATTTTAGCAAATGGAGTAGGAGTTGGAGGACTTCCTGCTATCTTTACTATTAAACCACAGTACTGGCTTGCATACTTATTAGCTATGTTATGTGCAATAGTATTACCATTTGTACTAACATTTATTTATGGAAAG
This sequence is a window from Streptobacillus canis. Protein-coding genes within it:
- the treC gene encoding alpha,alpha-phosphotrehalase, whose translation is MKKKKITVYQIYIKSFNDTSGNGIGDIKGITEKLEYLKELGIDYIWITPFFKSPQKDNGYDVSNYYEIDPIYGNMLDFEKMSDKAKKLGIGIMLDMVFNHTSTEHEWFKKALSGEKEYQDYYIFKDKSTNWQSKFGGSAWEYVEKLDKYYLHLFDKTQADLNWENPKVREELKKVLRFWLKKGVNGFRFDVVNLISKPFEFIDDNDGDGRRFYTDGPRIHEYIKELSEEIRSINKDAITVGEMSSTSLEHCQKYSGENENELSMVFNFHHLKVDYKNNDKWQLMPFDFKKLKQIFNEWQVGMQKASAWSAMFWSNHDQPRIVSRLGDDVKYHEKSAKMLATVIHLLRGIPYIYQGEEIGMTNAGYENILDFNDVESHNYYNILKEKGLSSKEALKVIQERSRDNGRTPMQWSDDVNGGFSINTPWLKVVKNYKKINVKKQLNDENSILNYYKKLIKLRKKYNVISEGEFEQLDNGHDQIYSFRRYTRDEEIIIIANFYNQNIRYNINKNLEEYECILSNTSNTLIDKEIKLEPYDVYVLYKNNI
- the treB gene encoding PTS trehalose transporter subunit IIBC, producing MVNEKFRTDASSLIELIGGQDNVSSVTHCMTRLRFVLKDTDKANVEEIQKLKSVKGVFNNAGQFQAIIGNGVSDFYKTMNELFNLKEVSKEESKKDAKKNMSFFERLLSATSEIFVPLLPALICGGLILGFRNIIGDISFGGKTLIEQSQFWATTHNFLWLIGEAIFHFLPVGITWSVVRKLGGSPILGIVLGITLVSPQLMNAYAIGKATPEVWDFGFISIDKVGYQAQVIPAMLAGLTLAFIETRLNKVVHESVRIVIVPLISLIVTVFLAHSIIGPLGRTMGDYLGDFFEFILTGKFAIIGSIIFGFIYAPLVITGLHHTTNAVEFVLISKIGATMIFPLIALSNMAQASAVFAMSFVDKEIKAVSIPATISAYLGVTEPAMYGVNLKYKYPMLFAMIGSATGAAVAGIFGILANGVGVGGLPAIFTIKPQYWLAYLLAMLCAIVLPFVLTFIYGKKKR